Proteins from one Candidatus Omnitrophota bacterium genomic window:
- a CDS encoding proton-conducting transporter membrane subunit, whose translation MAPETIFYPILIPLVTALAVLVLPKRIAWGKEAIALAGTALNLALAILLFKAKIIYSIPWSGFGIDFSLKLYQFSGFILLAAAGFAFFITMYSTAFLHTKDYAKQFYVYLALSLLMVNGAVLSNNLVLMLFFWEGLLLTLFAMIAIGGKNAFKTGTKAFLIVGVSDLCMMIGIALTGYIAGTTTISMIHISSAGLGGLAFILLMIGAISKAGSMPFHSWIPDAALDAPLPFMAILPAALEKLLGIYFLARISLDMFKLEPHSWISIMLMTIGAITILLAVMMALIQKDYKRLLSYHAISQVGYMILGIGTLVPVGIVGGLFHMINHAMYKSCLFLTGGSVERQAGTTDLQRLGGLGRKMPVTFICFLIAAAAISGVPPFNGFFSKELVYDGALERGLIFYIAAILGSFLTAASFLKLGHAAFLGKGEEGKEHMVDNREVKEAPLAMLIPMIVIAFMCVLFGLWNALPLKNLIQPILGERLAGHDFAGMPSSAMLVIITIVVLALAFLNHLYGFKKTHKAIKATDHIRYAPGLKWAYDKAENRFFDPYNVGLNLVNFASAVLFRIDRAIDWVYNVLVVTVTDSSASALKRLHTGNYKAYIIWSLGAAILIVMFLLRAV comes from the coding sequence ATGGCGCCAGAGACGATATTTTATCCGATCCTGATACCGCTTGTGACAGCGCTGGCTGTCCTTGTCCTGCCGAAACGCATCGCGTGGGGCAAAGAGGCGATAGCCTTAGCGGGCACAGCATTAAATCTTGCCCTCGCCATCTTGCTATTCAAAGCAAAGATCATTTATTCCATACCCTGGTCGGGCTTCGGCATTGACTTTTCGTTAAAATTGTACCAATTCAGCGGTTTCATATTACTTGCGGCGGCGGGTTTCGCATTTTTTATAACGATGTATTCGACAGCATTTCTGCACACTAAAGATTACGCCAAACAATTTTATGTTTATCTCGCGCTCTCGCTTTTGATGGTAAACGGCGCGGTGTTATCGAATAATTTAGTGCTAATGTTATTCTTCTGGGAGGGATTACTCCTGACGTTGTTCGCGATGATAGCGATAGGCGGAAAGAACGCGTTCAAGACGGGAACAAAAGCATTTCTCATCGTGGGTGTAAGCGACCTCTGCATGATGATAGGCATAGCGCTGACAGGTTATATCGCAGGCACTACGACGATATCGATGATACACATATCTTCCGCAGGCCTGGGAGGTCTCGCGTTCATACTCCTTATGATAGGAGCGATATCGAAGGCAGGCTCGATGCCTTTCCATAGCTGGATACCGGACGCCGCCCTCGACGCGCCGCTTCCTTTTATGGCTATCCTGCCCGCGGCATTGGAGAAGCTACTCGGAATATATTTTCTTGCCAGGATATCGCTCGATATGTTCAAACTCGAACCTCATTCGTGGATAAGTATCATGCTCATGACGATAGGCGCGATAACGATACTTTTGGCCGTAATGATGGCGCTCATCCAGAAAGATTATAAGAGGCTTCTGTCTTATCACGCGATAAGCCAGGTAGGATATATGATATTAGGAATAGGCACGCTGGTGCCGGTCGGTATCGTGGGCGGGCTGTTCCACATGATAAATCACGCCATGTACAAAAGCTGTCTCTTCCTGACGGGTGGTTCCGTCGAGAGACAGGCGGGTACAACAGACCTTCAGCGACTTGGTGGGCTGGGCCGGAAGATGCCGGTGACTTTCATCTGTTTCCTCATTGCGGCCGCGGCCATATCCGGAGTTCCGCCGTTCAATGGATTTTTCTCGAAGGAACTCGTCTATGACGGAGCGCTGGAGCGAGGGCTCATATTTTACATAGCGGCGATATTGGGGTCGTTCTTAACCGCGGCGTCATTTTTAAAACTTGGCCATGCGGCATTTCTGGGAAAGGGCGAAGAAGGTAAAGAGCATATGGTAGATAATAGGGAAGTTAAAGAGGCGCCTTTAGCCATGCTCATACCGATGATCGTGATAGCGTTCATGTGCGTACTCTTCGGGTTATGGAACGCGCTTCCTTTGAAGAATCTGATACAGCCTATACTGGGCGAGCGGCTCGCGGGGCATGATTTCGCAGGAATGCCTTCGAGCGCAATGCTGGTCATTATTACTATCGTAGTCCTGGCGCTGGCATTTTTGAACCACCTTTACGGTTTTAAAAAGACACATAAGGCGATAAAGGCCACCGATCACATACGTTACGCTCCCGGACTTAAATGGGCATACGATAAGGCGGAGAACAGGTTCTTCGACCCGTACAATGTAGGCTTGAACTTGGTCAACTTTGCTTCGGCTGTGCTATTCCGCATAGATAGGGCTATAGATTGGGTATATAACGTCCTGGTCGTTACAGTAACCGATTCTTCGGCGTCAGCGCTGAAGCGGTTGCATACAGGAAATTACAAGGCATATATTATCTGGTCGCTCGGCGCGGCGATCCTTATTGTGATGTTTTTGTTGCGCGCCGTCTGA
- a CDS encoding 4Fe-4S binding protein, translating into MIRPGKMLRQVLKSIFKKPATTKYPFVKATMPDRFRGKLKFYPERCIGCKMCMRDCPAGAIEIVKVGDKAFECYIDLGKCIYCAQCVDSCMKKALESTKEFELAALDREKLKIKYDAKPGEVPKE; encoded by the coding sequence ATGATCAGGCCGGGGAAGATGTTAAGGCAAGTATTGAAGTCGATATTCAAAAAACCGGCTACTACAAAGTATCCGTTCGTTAAAGCGACGATGCCGGACAGATTCCGCGGCAAATTAAAGTTTTATCCGGAACGGTGCATCGGTTGCAAGATGTGTATGCGCGACTGCCCCGCGGGCGCGATCGAGATTGTAAAAGTAGGCGACAAAGCGTTTGAATGCTATATCGACCTCGGTAAGTGCATCTACTGCGCCCAGTGCGTCGATTCATGCATGAAGAAGGCGCTTGAGTCTACAAAAGAGTTTGAACTCGCGGCCCTGGACCGCGAGAAGCTTAAGATAAAATACGATGCCAAACCTGGAGAAGTACCTAAAGAATAG
- a CDS encoding ATP synthase F0 subunit C, with protein sequence MDYKTMLSLGLPLGLGIAAFGSAFGLGKAVAAAMDATGRQPEAATKILINMAVGCAFIEALTIYALVFVFGLSGKI encoded by the coding sequence ATGGATTATAAAACGATGCTTTCATTAGGGCTCCCGCTTGGGCTGGGTATAGCCGCGTTCGGATCCGCGTTCGGTTTGGGCAAGGCGGTTGCCGCGGCGATGGATGCCACCGGCAGACAGCCGGAAGCCGCTACGAAGATACTTATAAATATGGCGGTTGGATGCGCGTTCATTGAAGCGCTGACCATCTACGCGCTCGTCTTCGTATTCGGATTATCCGGAAAGATCTAA
- a CDS encoding NADH-quinone oxidoreductase subunit B family protein yields the protein MGLVEKIVTWSRIKSPWIIHFNTGACNACDIEIIAALTPRYDLERFGAQLKGTPRHADVLVCSGPVTRQIKTRLKRIYDQMPEPKFVVAVGTCACSGGVFDGCYSVESGIDKVIPVSAYIPGCPASPKAIIDGVVKLLMSLETKEKAK from the coding sequence ATGGGTTTGGTCGAAAAAATCGTTACATGGTCCAGGATAAAATCGCCGTGGATAATTCATTTTAATACCGGTGCGTGCAATGCCTGCGACATCGAGATAATAGCGGCGCTTACACCGCGATACGACCTGGAGCGCTTCGGCGCCCAGCTTAAAGGAACCCCGCGGCACGCCGACGTGCTTGTGTGTTCGGGGCCTGTCACCAGGCAGATCAAAACGCGGCTAAAGCGCATTTACGACCAGATGCCGGAACCGAAGTTCGTCGTAGCGGTAGGTACCTGCGCCTGTTCAGGCGGTGTATTCGACGGCTGTTACAGCGTCGAAAGCGGCATCGATAAAGTGATACCCGTGTCCGCTTACATACCGGGATGCCCCGCAAGCCCCAAGGCGATAATAGACGGGGTCGTGAAATTATTAATGAGCTTAGAGACGAAGGAAAAAGCGAAATGA
- a CDS encoding NADH-quinone oxidoreductase subunit C has translation MTEEEKIQQELIKKFAILDGKIRMQRSRRMYVEVSPKDFEGVFEYAVKSLGFVMLCSITGLDEGATLGFLYHIAREDGIMLNIKVSADKNNPTINTITGYFPGADIYEREVMDLLGAKVKGLSAGNRYPLSDDWPAGEYPLRKDWKKQGGV, from the coding sequence ATGACGGAAGAAGAAAAGATACAGCAAGAGCTTATCAAAAAATTCGCGATTCTGGACGGCAAGATACGCATGCAGAGGTCAAGGCGGATGTATGTTGAAGTGTCGCCTAAAGATTTTGAAGGGGTTTTTGAATACGCTGTAAAAAGTCTTGGTTTCGTAATGCTTTGCAGTATAACCGGCCTCGACGAGGGCGCAACTCTCGGGTTCCTGTATCATATAGCCCGCGAGGATGGTATTATGTTGAATATAAAAGTGAGCGCGGATAAAAACAATCCGACGATAAATACTATTACAGGATATTTTCCTGGCGCCGACATATATGAGAGAGAAGTTATGGATCTATTGGGCGCGAAAGTTAAAGGTCTTTCCGCGGGCAATAGGTATCCGCTGTCGGACGATTGGCCCGCAGGAGAGTATCCTCTTCGCAAGGATTGGAAGAAACAGGGAGGCGTGTAA
- a CDS encoding proton-conducting transporter membrane subunit translates to MPSLLILIPLFGVIILNLFFAASPRAKKYAFWAAFCLFILQMLVAIFHHPAFWNNSLDRVDAFFNASFLIDHLSFVMFLCIGMVSIASLFVARYTMSDDTGMFKFINLLIIASLGMTGIVMVKDVFSLYVFMEITAVASFLLIAFPRTLDSLEGSFKYLMLSAVATVLMLTSIGILLIVSGSTSFSAIANGIAESRNSSLITFAIGLFMCGLFIKGGLMPFHGWLPDAYSAAPAPVSVLLAGVVTKAAGIYTMIRIVTSLFPFDTAINGVLMLIGTISIFAGALTAIAQNNFKRMLAYSSISQVGYIILGLGAGTGLGIAGAVFHLFNHSVFKSLLFVNSSAVEKETGTCDMDKMGGLAQKMPVTGATSVIAMLSACGVPPLAGFWSKIMIVIALWQASHHGYAVAAVLASIITLAYFLSLQRRVFFGKLRAGFEGLKEANKTVVTVSIALAVITIGAGVFFPIIFYALILPVKEILLR, encoded by the coding sequence GTGCCGTCATTGCTGATATTGATACCGCTTTTCGGGGTAATAATCCTGAATCTCTTTTTTGCCGCAAGCCCCAGGGCAAAGAAGTACGCGTTCTGGGCGGCGTTCTGTCTTTTTATTTTACAGATGCTGGTAGCGATATTTCACCACCCGGCATTCTGGAATAATTCGCTCGACAGGGTTGACGCATTCTTCAATGCCAGTTTTCTTATAGATCATCTTAGTTTTGTTATGTTCTTATGTATTGGCATGGTCTCCATAGCGAGCCTTTTTGTGGCGCGATATACGATGAGCGACGATACGGGTATGTTCAAATTCATCAATCTTCTTATTATTGCTTCGCTTGGGATGACCGGCATTGTAATGGTAAAAGATGTCTTCTCGCTATATGTATTTATGGAGATAACCGCCGTTGCATCATTTTTATTGATAGCATTCCCGAGGACCCTGGACTCGCTCGAGGGATCGTTTAAATATCTTATGCTTTCGGCGGTTGCGACCGTGCTTATGCTGACGTCCATCGGGATATTGCTCATAGTGTCCGGTAGCACTTCATTCTCGGCTATAGCCAACGGCATCGCGGAGTCGCGTAATAGTTCGCTTATTACGTTCGCCATAGGACTATTCATGTGCGGGCTTTTTATAAAGGGAGGGCTCATGCCGTTCCATGGATGGTTGCCCGACGCGTACAGCGCGGCCCCGGCCCCTGTTTCTGTGCTCCTCGCGGGCGTTGTTACGAAGGCCGCCGGTATCTACACCATGATACGCATAGTAACCTCGCTCTTTCCGTTCGACACGGCGATAAACGGCGTATTGATGCTTATCGGCACTATATCGATATTTGCAGGCGCCCTTACGGCGATCGCGCAGAATAATTTTAAACGAATGCTCGCGTATTCGAGCATAAGCCAGGTTGGCTACATAATACTCGGCCTTGGCGCGGGCACCGGGCTCGGCATAGCGGGCGCTGTATTCCATTTATTCAATCACTCGGTATTTAAGTCGCTCCTCTTCGTCAATTCGTCTGCGGTCGAAAAAGAAACGGGTACCTGCGACATGGATAAGATGGGCGGGCTTGCGCAGAAGATGCCGGTTACCGGCGCGACTTCCGTAATAGCGATGCTATCAGCGTGCGGGGTTCCGCCGCTGGCCGGGTTCTGGTCGAAGATCATGATCGTCATCGCCCTGTGGCAGGCGAGCCATCACGGTTATGCAGTCGCCGCGGTTTTGGCCAGCATAATCACACTGGCATATTTCCTGTCGCTACAACGGCGTGTGTTCTTCGGAAAATTGAGAGCAGGGTTCGAAGGTTTGAAAGAAGCGAATAAGACGGTAGTTACAGTCTCGATAGCGTTGGCCGTCATAACAATAGGCGCGGGCGTATTCTTTCCCATAATATTTTACGCGCTTATTCTGCCGGTGAAAGAGATATTACTGCGATGA
- the atpB gene encoding F0F1 ATP synthase subunit A — MVEAGVTKTPELPNIVTIAAEAFKETGFAHYLIVWENVIFSIIIIAALTFTAYAASRKRSTVPGRLQGFFEMFVGGVDDFVCGIIGKNGREYVPFIGTLFIYILCMNLVGLVPFMKSPSTSWSTTLALAICVFCYVQYVGFKELGFWGYIDHALGRPRGIIAFSVFIPIMMFVLHVVSELVKPISLSLRLRSNIWGDDMLLAVFAGFGLKGLPLLLFNSLMAIVVSVVQTLVFCLLTTVYFTLLLAHDDEASHA, encoded by the coding sequence ATGGTTGAAGCAGGCGTAACGAAAACCCCGGAACTTCCGAATATAGTAACGATTGCCGCCGAGGCGTTCAAAGAAACCGGTTTCGCGCATTATCTGATTGTCTGGGAAAACGTTATATTTTCGATAATAATAATAGCCGCGTTGACTTTTACGGCTTATGCGGCATCAAGGAAGCGCTCGACGGTGCCCGGCCGACTGCAGGGTTTTTTCGAGATGTTCGTCGGAGGCGTTGATGATTTTGTCTGCGGCATCATCGGCAAAAACGGCCGGGAATATGTTCCTTTTATCGGCACGCTCTTTATATACATACTTTGCATGAACCTTGTAGGCCTTGTGCCTTTCATGAAGTCGCCGTCTACAAGCTGGTCGACGACACTTGCGCTTGCGATATGCGTATTCTGTTACGTCCAGTATGTCGGATTTAAGGAGCTCGGTTTCTGGGGGTATATCGACCACGCTCTCGGCAGGCCCAGGGGGATAATAGCGTTTTCGGTATTTATACCGATCATGATGTTTGTCCTGCACGTCGTCTCCGAGCTTGTGAAGCCGATAAGCCTGTCGCTTCGTCTCCGGAGCAATATCTGGGGGGACGATATGCTTCTGGCCGTATTCGCGGGGTTTGGTTTAAAAGGATTACCGCTTTTATTGTTCAATTCGCTGATGGCGATCGTGGTCTCGGTTGTGCAGACACTCGTGTTCTGCCTGCTTACGACCGTATATTTTACACTGCTGCTTGCGCATGATGATGAGGCAAGTCACGCATAA
- a CDS encoding hydrogenase 3 maturation endopeptidase HyCI yields MPNLEKYLKNRLKGAGKIALLAIGSEFRGDDAAGLLIADNVKKLLKKNARRFKIFIGATAPENLTGDIKRYGPSHILLVDSVDFKDKPGTIVVLSPLDIGDGVSFSTHKMPAKVLMQYFLKSFKCDPVLIGIQPASIEFGKSPTKSVVSASKEVALAIVKAMKIDPSA; encoded by the coding sequence ATGCCAAACCTGGAGAAGTACCTAAAGAATAGATTGAAGGGCGCGGGAAAGATCGCGCTTTTAGCCATAGGCTCCGAATTCCGGGGAGACGACGCCGCCGGCTTGCTCATCGCGGATAACGTAAAAAAACTTCTAAAGAAAAATGCCCGCCGGTTTAAAATATTCATAGGCGCTACCGCTCCCGAAAACCTCACAGGCGATATAAAAAGATACGGCCCATCCCACATACTCTTAGTCGATAGCGTGGATTTCAAAGATAAACCCGGTACTATAGTGGTATTGAGTCCGCTCGACATCGGCGATGGCGTGTCATTTTCTACTCACAAGATGCCTGCCAAAGTATTAATGCAGTACTTCCTGAAGTCATTTAAATGCGACCCTGTTCTTATAGGCATACAGCCGGCCTCGATAGAATTCGGCAAGAGTCCAACGAAAAGCGTTGTGAGCGCCTCCAAAGAGGTGGCGTTGGCAATAGTTAAGGCGATGAAAATTGACCCTTCGGCATAG
- a CDS encoding nickel-dependent hydrogenase large subunit, translating into MHKVVIPIGPQHPALKEPESFSVTLSGEKIMKFSARLGYNHRGIEKACEERTYIQDVYLTERICGICSHSHSTCFVQAVEEIGAIAVPKRALYIRTLVGELERVHSHLLWLGVAGHEVGFDTLLMYTWRDREIVMDILAMLTGNRVNYGINTIGGVRRDMSPEQGKDILKAMDTLEERTKYYIQVATQETTLIQRLSGVGLLSHDDALKLGAVGPTARASGVDRDVRRDDPYAAYADMKFKVITDNHNDVYGRTLVRMGELMEAYSIIRQTVKNMPDGPLTVKAPRKIPAGEAVSRYEAPRGEDMHYVKANGTEKPERVKVRAPTLANIQTVAKMLENRQLADLPIVIAAIDPCFSCTDRLTGIRQVGKRKRNVLKWEELHEYSIKFYQEHGVDFTNLNNKLTKLLK; encoded by the coding sequence ATGCATAAAGTCGTAATCCCGATAGGACCACAGCATCCGGCGCTTAAAGAGCCGGAGAGTTTTAGCGTAACGTTAAGCGGCGAGAAGATAATGAAGTTCTCGGCGAGGCTCGGTTACAATCACCGCGGTATCGAGAAAGCTTGCGAAGAACGCACTTATATTCAGGACGTTTACCTGACCGAACGCATCTGCGGGATATGTTCTCATTCGCATTCAACGTGTTTTGTGCAGGCGGTCGAGGAGATAGGCGCCATCGCCGTACCAAAGAGGGCGCTGTATATTCGTACGCTCGTCGGTGAGCTTGAGAGGGTGCACAGTCATCTTCTATGGCTCGGCGTAGCCGGACACGAGGTCGGGTTCGACACGCTACTCATGTACACCTGGCGCGACAGGGAAATCGTTATGGATATCCTCGCTATGCTTACAGGTAACCGTGTAAATTACGGTATAAACACGATAGGCGGTGTCAGGCGTGACATGTCCCCGGAGCAGGGCAAGGACATACTCAAGGCTATGGATACACTGGAGGAGCGCACGAAATATTATATTCAGGTTGCTACTCAGGAGACGACGCTCATTCAGCGTCTATCCGGAGTTGGGCTTCTTTCCCACGATGATGCTTTGAAGCTGGGGGCGGTAGGACCTACCGCCAGGGCGTCAGGCGTCGATAGGGACGTAAGGCGCGACGATCCATACGCCGCGTATGCCGATATGAAATTCAAAGTTATTACCGATAATCACAACGATGTTTACGGCCGCACTCTCGTCCGCATGGGCGAGCTTATGGAAGCGTATAGCATAATCCGCCAGACGGTTAAAAATATGCCGGATGGCCCTCTTACGGTAAAAGCTCCGCGAAAGATACCGGCGGGCGAAGCGGTATCGCGTTATGAGGCGCCCAGGGGCGAGGATATGCATTATGTCAAGGCCAATGGCACCGAAAAACCCGAAAGGGTGAAGGTCAGGGCGCCGACGCTTGCCAATATCCAGACAGTCGCGAAGATGCTCGAGAACCGCCAGCTCGCCGACCTTCCTATCGTTATAGCGGCCATCGACCCCTGTTTCTCCTGCACGGACCGGCTCACGGGTATTCGCCAGGTTGGCAAACGCAAAAGAAACGTTTTGAAATGGGAAGAGCTACACGAGTACAGCATTAAGTTTTATCAGGAGCATGGCGTCGATTTTACGAACCTGAATAACAAACTTACAAAGTTACTAAAATGA
- a CDS encoding NADH-quinone oxidoreductase subunit K, whose translation MTSSSWQLFSLYGFFIVLLFACGAYCILVTRNMIRSIIGLELLTKAVTLLLIVVGKITGREALTQGLVITIIVIEVVVAATAAGIALWVFRRTDSLDVRSIRNLKG comes from the coding sequence ATGACAAGTAGTTCCTGGCAATTATTCAGCCTGTACGGATTTTTCATAGTGCTATTATTCGCATGCGGGGCATATTGCATACTCGTGACGCGCAACATGATACGCTCGATAATAGGTCTCGAGCTCCTTACCAAAGCGGTGACGCTTCTTTTGATAGTGGTCGGTAAGATAACCGGCCGCGAAGCGCTCACGCAGGGGCTTGTTATAACGATAATCGTCATCGAAGTGGTCGTCGCGGCTACGGCGGCAGGTATCGCGTTGTGGGTATTCAGGCGCACCGATTCGCTCGATGTGCGCAGTATAAGGAATCTGAAAGGTTAA
- a CDS encoding NADH-quinone oxidoreductase subunit L has translation MESTYLLASVFVPVIGAFALPLIGRVSELARNLTSLALVSISLICSIMLIPAILTGKVITIIHELPLGFNFILTADALAVFMAVVSSLVGAIIVLYSLGYISHYSNRNEYYLMVTLFLGAMMGLVYSGNLIFLYLFWEITALASWRLIGFFRDKEIILKADKAFLVTVFGALLMLIGFIYIYQATGSFDLAVIKQAFKTSAIPDIAVLLILAGILSKSATLPFHTWLPDAGVAPSPVTALLHAAVLVKIGVYVFARLFIATFAIAPAWHTIVPVIAGVSALVSAGCALVETDMKRIIAYSTVSQIGFILLGFAVSNEVGYAGALLFILMHGLAKGGLFLCAGIIEQNAKTKDITKMGGLIATMPVTAISFLACAFSVMGVPPFGGFFSKYLVFAGAANSGKIWITAMFLIGAILTLIYLFRIFNMIFLGEAKSATTAKEGSGIMVFSVAILAVLSVAGGILIKYPSDFVQIAVKQMMGM, from the coding sequence ATGGAAAGTACATACCTATTAGCCAGCGTATTTGTTCCGGTAATAGGGGCCTTTGCGCTTCCTTTAATAGGCCGGGTGTCGGAACTTGCCAGAAATCTTACGTCACTGGCACTGGTATCGATATCGCTCATATGCTCGATTATGCTAATTCCCGCCATCCTGACGGGAAAAGTCATAACCATAATCCATGAACTGCCGCTGGGATTTAATTTCATCCTTACTGCCGACGCCCTGGCCGTATTCATGGCCGTGGTCTCGTCACTTGTCGGAGCGATAATAGTACTGTATTCCCTCGGGTACATAAGCCATTATTCCAATCGCAACGAATATTATCTCATGGTAACGCTTTTCTTAGGCGCCATGATGGGGCTCGTTTATTCGGGCAACCTCATATTCCTATATCTTTTCTGGGAGATAACCGCTCTCGCGAGCTGGCGACTCATCGGATTTTTCAGAGATAAAGAGATAATTCTAAAGGCGGACAAAGCATTCTTAGTAACGGTATTTGGCGCGCTTCTCATGCTCATAGGCTTCATCTATATATATCAGGCGACCGGATCTTTCGACCTCGCGGTGATAAAGCAGGCATTTAAAACGAGCGCGATACCCGATATAGCGGTACTACTTATACTGGCGGGCATACTTTCAAAATCCGCCACATTGCCATTCCATACATGGCTTCCGGACGCCGGCGTTGCGCCGTCTCCGGTAACTGCGCTACTGCACGCGGCGGTGCTGGTAAAAATAGGCGTGTATGTATTCGCGCGTCTGTTCATCGCGACGTTTGCCATCGCTCCGGCCTGGCACACGATAGTGCCGGTTATCGCTGGAGTGAGCGCGCTCGTATCGGCAGGTTGCGCGCTGGTCGAGACGGACATGAAGCGCATAATAGCATACTCGACTGTAAGCCAGATAGGTTTTATACTGCTGGGATTTGCTGTCAGCAACGAAGTAGGTTATGCCGGAGCGCTACTTTTCATATTGATGCACGGGCTCGCCAAAGGCGGGCTATTTTTATGCGCGGGCATCATCGAGCAGAACGCGAAGACTAAAGACATAACGAAGATGGGCGGGCTTATCGCGACGATGCCGGTAACGGCGATATCGTTTCTGGCGTGCGCCTTCTCGGTAATGGGCGTGCCTCCGTTCGGCGGGTTCTTCTCGAAATACTTAGTCTTTGCAGGCGCGGCCAACAGCGGGAAAATATGGATAACGGCGATGTTTCTTATAGGCGCGATCCTTACATTGATATATCTTTTCAGAATATTCAACATGATATTCCTGGGCGAAGCGAAAAGCGCGACGACGGCCAAAGAAGGTTCCGGGATAATGGTTTTCTCCGTCGCTATTCTGGCCGTCCTTTCTGTGGCGGGCGGAATACTGATAAAGTATCCTTCGGATTTTGTGCAGATAGCTGTTAAGCAGATGATGGGGATGTGA
- a CDS encoding NADH-quinone oxidoreductase subunit H: MMGLFQILIFPGFLFLAVFGLAAEFFDRKLYARLQNRVGPPWFQPLADFIKLSSKEEIIPEEADPSIFKTMPLLAMTATVTAFLYIPLWNARPLFAFNGDLIVILYLLTIPTLTFFLGGWYSTSLYAKIGAVRALTQLFAYEVPLLMSILAPALLANTWSLAEMSVFYSAHPLLWLVNLPGFAICMISLLGKLEKVPFDIPEAETEIVAGTFTEYSGKLLGLFRLGIDMEAIVGSSLLAAVYMPFWLGANPIAGFLFFIAKVMAIICMLSLLRTIFARMRIDQMIGFCWKCLAPLAFLQLFIDLLLKGVVR, from the coding sequence ATGATGGGATTATTCCAGATACTTATATTCCCGGGCTTTCTATTCCTCGCCGTTTTCGGACTGGCGGCGGAATTTTTCGACAGGAAACTCTATGCGCGCTTACAGAACCGCGTAGGCCCGCCATGGTTTCAGCCGCTCGCGGACTTTATAAAACTTTCGTCGAAGGAAGAAATAATACCGGAGGAAGCGGATCCGTCAATATTCAAGACGATGCCGCTTTTAGCAATGACCGCCACAGTTACGGCATTCCTTTACATACCTTTATGGAACGCGCGGCCGCTATTTGCGTTCAATGGCGACCTCATCGTCATCCTGTATCTTCTGACCATACCGACACTCACGTTCTTCCTCGGAGGATGGTACTCGACATCGCTATACGCCAAGATAGGAGCCGTCCGGGCATTGACCCAGCTTTTCGCGTACGAAGTTCCGCTTCTCATGAGCATACTGGCGCCCGCACTTCTGGCAAATACGTGGTCGCTTGCCGAGATGTCGGTATTTTACTCCGCGCATCCCTTGTTATGGCTCGTGAATTTGCCAGGTTTCGCGATATGCATGATATCTCTTTTGGGTAAACTGGAAAAAGTGCCGTTCGACATACCGGAAGCGGAGACGGAGATCGTGGCCGGCACATTCACGGAATACAGCGGGAAACTCTTAGGGCTTTTCCGTCTCGGTATCGACATGGAAGCGATAGTCGGTTCGTCGCTATTGGCGGCCGTATATATGCCGTTCTGGCTCGGGGCGAACCCGATAGCCGGTTTCCTGTTTTTCATCGCGAAGGTCATGGCGATAATCTGTATGCTTTCACTTCTTAGGACAATATTTGCTCGTATGCGTATAGACCAAATGATCGGATTTTGCTGGAAGTGTCTTGCGCCGCTGGCTTTCTTACAACTATTCATCGACCTTCTCCTAAAGGGGGTTGTCCGATGA